One region of Thunnus albacares chromosome 8, fThuAlb1.1, whole genome shotgun sequence genomic DNA includes:
- the si:dkey-34d22.1 gene encoding discoidin, CUB and LCCL domain-containing protein 1 isoform X1, producing the protein MHARSKNSWDAVKSLIAGFWIIFSVCYVLGAHGQEGDGCGHTQLGPESGTLASQNYPGTYPSNTWCKWRIRVPEGRTLRLLFGDFDVESSLDCSNGSFTIIDKNGGTSLGPLCGRLNASQKNVTLNSNEVIITFKSGPHHSGRGFLLSYATNQYPDLISCLQRGSHFSLQRFSVYCPAGCKNATGDVWGSYEEGYRDTSVLCKSVVHAGAASDSLGGRVTVTRERSLKLYESTFANGILSKMGSLSEKKLLFTEECKNILDVSGLNASSFGEKNSQEHKSSWSSQNMDSGLKFLSWAADSNDPNPWVELELSDRKTITGIITTGSNDFYIESYILLFSKDRKNWKLYKGALSKEKKVFQAYSDGNFRVLNSLFPSVVARYVRLQPLSWHGRAFAQVKVLGCPVAKVTPKSQSPEESPSIKVNMGTPRPSPSPTPTEGPVLVETKLSSSQSIIVAVGVVLGLIMCGSLMAGVWWKRRKKDSQMKCSLPTSCQSFQAKSLPCAQSELISYPVERNVHDALPTPPLNNYAAPAIGQKVGSTFRPSSDEGYTVPFTFNHYDTPGILPEYAEPLPPEPEYATPFCEQPSESLLPTSAGVAHSNIHGPPKPVSSTGARTTCSHSHAQYDCPSHRVLSNGYCTPALHANGPRPVSIVYAEPKSFDFLLRSHT; encoded by the exons ATGCATGCAAGGAGCAAAAACAGCTGGGATGCTGTGAAGTCTCTTATCGCCGGGTTCTGGATCATTTTCAGCGTCTGTTACGTGTTAGGTGCTCACGGCCAGGAGG GTGATGGCTGTGGACATACACAGCTGGGACCAGAGTCTGGCACCTTGGCCTCTCAGAACTATCCAGGCACCTACCCCAGCAACACCTGGTGTAAATGGAGGATTCGTGTGCCAGAAGGGCGAACGCTGCGACTACTGTTTGGGGATTTTGATGTTGAGAGCAGTCTGGACTGCAGCAATGGCTCTTTTACTATCATAGATAAGAACGGAGGAACCAGCCTGG GTCCACTGTGTGGGAGGCTTAATGCATCACAGAAGAATGTGACACTTAATAGCAATGAAGTGATAATAACTTTCAAGTCAGGCCCACACCACTCTGGACGAGGGTTTCTTCTGTCTTACGCCACAAACCAGTATCCAG ATCTCATTTCTTGTTTACAACGAGGATCTCATTTTAGCTTGCAGCGTTTTAG TGTGTACTGCCCTGCTGGATGCAAGAATGCCACAGGCGATGTTTGGGGAAGTTATGAAGAGGGTTACAGAGAT ACCTCAGTCCTGTGCAAGTCTGTAGTACATGCTGGAGCTGCATCTGACAGTCTGGGAGGCCGTGTCACTGTGACTCGTGAGAGAAGTCTTAAACTCTATGAATCCACCTTCGCCAATGGCATCCTGtctaaaat GGGATCATTATCTGAAAAGAAGCTGCTCTTCACCGAAG AATGTAAAAACATCCTGGATGTTTCTGGTTTAAATGCCTCATCTTTCGGGGAGAAAAACAGCCAAGAGCACAAAAGTTCCTGGTCTTCCCAAAACATGGATTCTGGCCTTAAGTTCTTATCCTGGGCAGCAGACAGTAATGATCCGAACCCTTGGGTGGAGCTGGAGCTGAGTGATAGAAAAACCATCACAG GAATAATAACAACAGGCTCAAATGACTTCTACATAGAATCCTACATTCTTCTTTTCAGCAAGGACAGAAAAAATTGGAAGCTTTACAAAGGTGCtctcagcaaagaaaaaaag GTGTTTCAGGCATATTCTGACGGCAACTTCAGGGTGCTAAACAGCCTGTTTCCTTCCGTGGTGGCTCGGTATGTTCGGTTACAGCCGCTGAGCTGGCATGGCCGAGCTTTTGCTCAGGTCAAAGTCTTGGGCTGTCCTGTTGCCAAGGTCACACCAAAGTCCCAATCACCTGAAG AATCTCCATCCATCAAAGTTAACATGGGCACACCGCGCCCTAGCCCCTCTCCCACTCCCACAGAGGGACCAGTTTTAGTTGAAACAAAACTGA GCTCCAGTCAGTCCATCATAGTAGCAGTGGGAGTGGTCCTGGGACTGATAATGTGTGGCAGTTTGATGGCTGGAGTCTGGTGGAAGAGAAG GAAAAAAGATTCACAAATGAAGTGCTCCTTGCCAACAA GTTGTCAGAGTTTCCAGGCAAAGAGTCTCCCCTGCGCCCAGTCAGAGCTTATCTCATACCCTGTGGAGCGAAATGTCCATGACGCTCTCCCTACCCCCCCTCTTAATA ACTATGCCGCGCCAGCTATTGGACAGAAAGTTGGGTCAACATTTAGGCCTTCCTCAGATGAGGGCTACACCGTTCCCTTCACCTTCAACCATTACGACACCCCTGGCATCCTCCCAGAGTACGCCGAGCCACTTCCCCCTGAGCCTGAATACGCCACCCCATTCTGTGAGCAGCCCTCTGAGTCCCTCCTGCCAACTTCAGCAGGGGTCGCTCACAGCAATATACACGGCCCTCCAAAGCCAGTATCTAGCACTGGTGCCAGGACAACATGCAGCCACAGCCATGCTCAGTATGACTGCCCTTCACACAGGGTACTGTCCAATGGCTACTGCACCCCTGCCCTTCATGCCAACGGGCCACGACCAGTCAGTATTGTCTATGCAGAGCCCAAGTCTTTTGACTTTTTACTACGCAGCCACACATAG
- the wu:fe05a04 gene encoding zinc finger protein 227 produces MSIEYTIDIQLTELGFPDILQSQETSVIETPCLSTSSDDSLSPGHSHTSFPNAHKEKLLVRGQQSAAGKEAGAAKQTSLNEQNAMVCASALSEAVLCKPPDPSQSLQDKQAVKGSAPPESSEPTEHDAGPDDRDSPLLITQQEDDGEEAQENSTEAQQDVESDSDGSDVSEVYEEEEVDEEEEEEEGPNNESSHSGDYCCNVCDLQLSSKFKLQDHMNLHTGARPYCCAECGKRFCQIYNYRVHLRTHAQNKVARLQCRVCLMSFASQEALKDHLSRTHFEDQFYECDLCKRVFTSLKACEHHVQLHKCLLGVNCEVCGRNFTSPKSLARHRRRTCHRNFKCTDCTKTFTKKNALLKHSFSHLGLLPYTCMRCRSHFRLAKLYRQHKCEPQRIHCVACLREFLSQEDFQQHKKDTGCWGNQEPKGDEIRCLECGQRFDTSEELKKHAGAHQRVLKCAECGKGFRSALLLMSHMGGHAGKSPCLCQSCGLGFPHQQNYDSHLKKCGQTPASAPKKQQTSKSSSSETEKLNTKPDSSNPASTATVPAAPLKDSASPGPVTGGVSKTGSGPSDGLWKLTLDKQPPPGVKLVLFLPVCPTQTNSLAVPSIIPRTLPVPDIQVKHQAARPPLSSHEHHRVKAERVNVPLNLVTGIKRDRECDSPLDLSKNCNSSKSSKSDVPHLPIKSEPEEFEISGEANGTERHELKNSDSKAIVKKLKKEADTYTIMKQVKIDISPLNNNTTSSGLIMDIKKEPQSPGSDFDV; encoded by the exons ATGTCCATAGAGTACACCATTGATATCCAGCTGACAGAGTTGGGATTTCCAGACATCCTGCAGTCGCAGGAGACTTCAGTGATAGAGACACCGTGTCTTTCCACATCATCTGATGACTCACTATCACCCGGTCACTCTCACACTTCCTTTCCAAAcgcacacaaagaaaaactgctGGTCAGAGGCCAGCAATCAGCTGCTGGTAAAGAAGCAGGTGCAGCAAAACAGACTTCACTCAATGAACAAAACGCTATGGTATGTGCATCAGCTCTGTCAGAGGCGGTACTATGTAAACCTCCAGATCCTTCACAGAGTCTACAAGACAAACAAGCTGTCAAAGGCTCTGCACCTCCAGAATCGTCAGAGCCCACAGAACATGATGCTGGCCCAGACGACAGGGACAGTCCGCTGCTGATAACCCAACAGgaagatgatggagaggaaGCACAGGAGAATTCAACAGAGGCACAGCAGGATGTGGAGAGTGACTCGGATGGCAGTGATGTTTCAGAGGTGtacgaggaagaggaggttgatgaggaagaggaggaagaggaagggccTAACAATG AGTCAAGTCATTCCGGCGACTACTGCTGTAATGTCTGTGATCTACAGCTATCCTCCAAATTCAAGCTCCAAGACCACATGAACCTGCACACGGGGGCACGTCCGTACTGCTGTGCTGAGTGCGGGAAGCGCTTCTGTCAGATTTACAACTACCGCGTCCACCTGCGCACACATGCCCAGAATAAAGTGGCACGTCTCCAGTGCCGCGTCTGTCTGATGAGCTTTGCCTCACAAGAAGCCTTGAAAGACCACCTGTCAAGAACTCACTTCGAGGACCAGTTTTATGAGTGTGACCTATGCAAACGCGTGTTTACTTCCCTGAAGGCATGCGAACATCATGTGCAGTTACACAAATGTTTGCTGGGCGTTAATTGTGAAGTATGTGGTCGCAATTTCACCTCTCCAAAATCCCTCGCGCGCCACCGGAGGAGGACTTGCCATCGCAATTTTAAATGCACAGACTGCACAAAGACCTTTACCAAGAAGAACGCTCTCCTAAAACACAGCTTCTCCCATCTGGGTTTGTTGCCTTATACCTGCATGCGATGCCGCAGCCACTTCCGCTTGGCAAAACTTTACCGCCAACACAAGTGCGAGCCTCAACGCATTCACTGTGTGGCGTGTCTAAGAGAATTCCTCAGTCAGGAGGACTTCCAGCAACACAAAAAGGACACGGGCTGCTGGGGCAATCAGGAACCTAAAGGAGATGAGATCCGATGTTTGGAGTGCGGGCAGAGATTTGACACCTCGGAAGAGCTGAAGAAACATGCTGGGGCTCACCAGAGAGTGCTGAAATGTGCCGAATGTGGTAAGGGGTTTCGGTCGGCCTTGCTGCTAATGTCCCACATGGGCGGTCACGCCGGCAAGTCGCCCTGCCTTTGTCAGAGCTGCGGACTGGGCTTTCCTCACCAGCAGAACTACGACAGCCACCTTAAGAAGTGTGGACAAACACCTGCG AGTGCTCCCAAGAAACAGCAGACCTCAAAGAGTTCCTCATCTGAGACAGAAAAGCTCAACACAAAGCCAGACTCATCAAATCCAGCAAGCACAGCCACAGTGCCTGCAGCACCTCTTAAGGACTCTGCTAGTCCAGGCCCTGTGACAGGGGGTGTATCCAAAACGGGCTCTGGTCCATCAGACGGGTTATGGAAGTTAACCCTTGACAAACAGCCGCCGCCTGGTGTTAAACTTGTCCTGTTTCTCCCTGTCTGTCCAACTCAAACCAATAGCCTGGCAGTCCCATCTATAATCCCTCGGACACTACCAGTTCCAGATATCCAAGTCAAGCATCAAGCGGCTCGCCCACCTCTCTCAAGTCATGAACACCATAGAGTGAAGGCTGAGAGAGTGAATGTCCCTCTGAATTTGGTAACTGGGATTAAACGAGATCGAGAATGCGACTCACCTCTGGACTTGTCTAAGAACTGTAACTCATCTAAGTCATCTAAGAGTGATGTTCCTCATCTTCCTATTAAAAGTGAGCCAGAAGAATTTGAAATCTCAGGAGAGGCTAACGGCACTGAAAGACATGAATTAAAAAACTCTGACAGCAAAGCTATtgttaaaaaacttaaaaaagagGCAGATACATATACTATCATGAAGCAGGTGAAAATTGATATTTCCCCTCTTAATAATAATACGACATCCTCTGGACTAATAATGGACATTAAGAAAGAGCCTCAGTCTCCTGGTTCTGATTTTGACGTGTAG
- the si:dkey-34d22.1 gene encoding discoidin, CUB and LCCL domain-containing protein 1 isoform X2: protein MHARSKNSWDAVKSLIAGFWIIFSVCYVLGAHGQEGDGCGHTQLGPESGTLASQNYPGTYPSNTWCKWRIRVPEGRTLRLLFGDFDVESSLDCSNGSFTIIDKNGGTSLGPLCGRLNASQKNVTLNSNEVIITFKSGPHHSGRGFLLSYATNQYPDLISCLQRGSHFSLQRFSVYCPAGCKNATGDVWGSYEEGYRDTSVLCKSVVHAGAASDSLGGRVTVTRERSLKLYESTFANGILSKMGSLSEKKLLFTEECKNILDVSGLNASSFGEKNSQEHKSSWSSQNMDSGLKFLSWAADSNDPNPWVELELSDRKTITGIITTGSNDFYIESYILLFSKDRKNWKLYKGALSKEKKVFQAYSDGNFRVLNSLFPSVVARYVRLQPLSWHGRAFAQVKVLGCPVAKVTPKSQSPEGSSQSIIVAVGVVLGLIMCGSLMAGVWWKRRKKDSQMKCSLPTSCQSFQAKSLPCAQSELISYPVERNVHDALPTPPLNNYAAPAIGQKVGSTFRPSSDEGYTVPFTFNHYDTPGILPEYAEPLPPEPEYATPFCEQPSESLLPTSAGVAHSNIHGPPKPVSSTGARTTCSHSHAQYDCPSHRVLSNGYCTPALHANGPRPVSIVYAEPKSFDFLLRSHT, encoded by the exons ATGCATGCAAGGAGCAAAAACAGCTGGGATGCTGTGAAGTCTCTTATCGCCGGGTTCTGGATCATTTTCAGCGTCTGTTACGTGTTAGGTGCTCACGGCCAGGAGG GTGATGGCTGTGGACATACACAGCTGGGACCAGAGTCTGGCACCTTGGCCTCTCAGAACTATCCAGGCACCTACCCCAGCAACACCTGGTGTAAATGGAGGATTCGTGTGCCAGAAGGGCGAACGCTGCGACTACTGTTTGGGGATTTTGATGTTGAGAGCAGTCTGGACTGCAGCAATGGCTCTTTTACTATCATAGATAAGAACGGAGGAACCAGCCTGG GTCCACTGTGTGGGAGGCTTAATGCATCACAGAAGAATGTGACACTTAATAGCAATGAAGTGATAATAACTTTCAAGTCAGGCCCACACCACTCTGGACGAGGGTTTCTTCTGTCTTACGCCACAAACCAGTATCCAG ATCTCATTTCTTGTTTACAACGAGGATCTCATTTTAGCTTGCAGCGTTTTAG TGTGTACTGCCCTGCTGGATGCAAGAATGCCACAGGCGATGTTTGGGGAAGTTATGAAGAGGGTTACAGAGAT ACCTCAGTCCTGTGCAAGTCTGTAGTACATGCTGGAGCTGCATCTGACAGTCTGGGAGGCCGTGTCACTGTGACTCGTGAGAGAAGTCTTAAACTCTATGAATCCACCTTCGCCAATGGCATCCTGtctaaaat GGGATCATTATCTGAAAAGAAGCTGCTCTTCACCGAAG AATGTAAAAACATCCTGGATGTTTCTGGTTTAAATGCCTCATCTTTCGGGGAGAAAAACAGCCAAGAGCACAAAAGTTCCTGGTCTTCCCAAAACATGGATTCTGGCCTTAAGTTCTTATCCTGGGCAGCAGACAGTAATGATCCGAACCCTTGGGTGGAGCTGGAGCTGAGTGATAGAAAAACCATCACAG GAATAATAACAACAGGCTCAAATGACTTCTACATAGAATCCTACATTCTTCTTTTCAGCAAGGACAGAAAAAATTGGAAGCTTTACAAAGGTGCtctcagcaaagaaaaaaag GTGTTTCAGGCATATTCTGACGGCAACTTCAGGGTGCTAAACAGCCTGTTTCCTTCCGTGGTGGCTCGGTATGTTCGGTTACAGCCGCTGAGCTGGCATGGCCGAGCTTTTGCTCAGGTCAAAGTCTTGGGCTGTCCTGTTGCCAAGGTCACACCAAAGTCCCAATCACCTGAAG GCTCCAGTCAGTCCATCATAGTAGCAGTGGGAGTGGTCCTGGGACTGATAATGTGTGGCAGTTTGATGGCTGGAGTCTGGTGGAAGAGAAG GAAAAAAGATTCACAAATGAAGTGCTCCTTGCCAACAA GTTGTCAGAGTTTCCAGGCAAAGAGTCTCCCCTGCGCCCAGTCAGAGCTTATCTCATACCCTGTGGAGCGAAATGTCCATGACGCTCTCCCTACCCCCCCTCTTAATA ACTATGCCGCGCCAGCTATTGGACAGAAAGTTGGGTCAACATTTAGGCCTTCCTCAGATGAGGGCTACACCGTTCCCTTCACCTTCAACCATTACGACACCCCTGGCATCCTCCCAGAGTACGCCGAGCCACTTCCCCCTGAGCCTGAATACGCCACCCCATTCTGTGAGCAGCCCTCTGAGTCCCTCCTGCCAACTTCAGCAGGGGTCGCTCACAGCAATATACACGGCCCTCCAAAGCCAGTATCTAGCACTGGTGCCAGGACAACATGCAGCCACAGCCATGCTCAGTATGACTGCCCTTCACACAGGGTACTGTCCAATGGCTACTGCACCCCTGCCCTTCATGCCAACGGGCCACGACCAGTCAGTATTGTCTATGCAGAGCCCAAGTCTTTTGACTTTTTACTACGCAGCCACACATAG
- the si:ch211-79k12.2 gene encoding zinc finger protein 696: MDKDKCSDIHACSWMEMHQFIGDLITSGSTSKDQPDVVNPAWGVAGTEAVGFKGASHEPFQLARPARDKTEAEPGRQVQPGAAQRKGEARDGREDVHHACTCPGCPYSSSSPSFETLQPRQPPSSSPRSDAVRHPKDLSSAAPLNLNMNNEPSSTTTAELDTRPSSPRTQNPDRNSETPPSRVSSGSLNHLTMFPCLCCRRGLQPCTQILSHQEGTDSPFSHTHAHHHFHHHHCPISSCLPCPQLSAPFPCLSCQHSFPACTQEERGRTVTTLLSLHPCMHCSASFSRPSQLLQHQRTEHAHKPSGFLCTECGRAFNSHSNLRIHLNVHTGARPYTCSECGKSFSQSGALKIHRRIHTGERPYSCGFCGRGFPHLAGVRAHQRTHTGEKPYRCSQCGKCFTQSGALKIHTRIHTGERPFICSVCGKGFANRSGIRFHYRTVHGLAPEHAGEAGGAYRGSAGRGCPPGRPRTFPPASTGLNTPNSSDSNSHTALTSREPPLSTALLGGDESKSQSEGANPGGNREGLLYACEDCGLRFKDAPSRNRHQTLVHYSSEGRQEEGGQRKELSTNSGE; this comes from the exons ATGGACAAAGACAAGTGTAGCGACATT CATGCTTGCTCCTGGATGGAGATGCATCAGTTCATTGGCGACCTTATCACATCTGGAAGCACCTCGAAGGACCAGCCAGATGTGGTAAACCCAGCGTGGGGCGTGGCTGGAACAGAGGCTGTGGGGTTCAAAGGTGCTTCACATGAACCTTTTCAACTAGCTCGACCTGCTCGGGACAAGACAGAGGCAGAGCCAGGCCGTCAGGTCCAGCCTGGGGCAGCACAGAGGAAGGGAGAGGCCAGAGATGGGAGAGAAG ATGTGCATCATGCCTGCACCTGCCCTGGCTGCCCTTACTCCAGTTCTTCTCCTTCCTTTGAGACTCTACAACCCAGACAACCTCCGTCCTCATCGCCGCGCTCAGATGCAGTGCGCCATCCCAAAGACCTTAGCAGCGCTGCTCCACTGAACTTAAACATGAACAATGAACCAAGCAGCACGACCACAGCTGAGCTAGATACCAGGCCATCCAGCCCTAGGACTCAGAACCCAGACCGGAACTCTGAAACTCCTCCATCCAGAGTGTCCTCAGGTTCCTTGAACCACCTCACCATGTTTCCCTGCTTGTGCTGCCGCCGCGGCTTACAACCCTGCACCCAGATTCTGAGCCACCAGGAAGGCACAGACTCCCCTTTTTCTCACACCCATGCccatcatcattttcatcaccACCACTGCCCTATAAGCTCCTGTCTTCCCTGCCCTCAGCTCTCTGCTCCTTTCCCCTGCTTGTCTTGCCAGCATTCCTTTCCTGCCTGCACtcaggaggagagaggcaggACAGTGACGACTCTGTTGTCGCTGCACCCTTGCATGCACTGCTCTGCCTCTTTTTCCAGACCCTCCCAACTGCTGCAGCACCAGCGCACCGAGCACGCTCACAAACCCTCCGGCTTTCTCTGCACAGAGTGCGGCAGGGCCTTCAACTCACACAGCAATCTCCGTATCCACCTCAACGTGCACACTGGCGCCCGGCCGTACACCTGCTCCGAGTGCGGGAAGAGTTTTAGCCAGTCAGGGGCTCTGAAGATCCACAGACGGATTCACACAGGTGAGAGGCCATACTCCTGTGGCTTCTGCGGCAGGGGGTTTCCCCATCTGGCAGGAGTCCGGGCCCACCAGAGGACccacacaggagagaagccCTACCGCTGTAGCCAGTGTGGGAAATGTTTCACCCAATCTGGAGCCCTGAAGATCCATACCCGcatccacacaggtgagaggcCCTTTATCTGCAGTGTCTGTGGAAAAGGCTTCGCCAACCGCTCTGGGATCCGCTTCCACTACCGCACAGTCCACGGGCTGGCCCCTGAACATGCTGGAGAAGCTGGGGGTGCATATCGGGGATCAGCAGGTCGTGGTTGTCCGCCTGGACGTCCCAGGACTTTTCCTCCCGCCAGCACAGGGCTAAACACACCTAATAGCTCAGATAGCAACTCGCATACAGCTCTAACTTCCAGAGAACCTCCATTGTCAACTGCCCTGCTCGGTGGAGATGAGAGCAAGTCTCAGTCAGAGGGAGCAAACCCAGGCGGTAACAGAGAAGGGCTGCTGTATGCATGTGAGGACTGTGGCCTGCGTTTTAAGGATGCTCCCTCCAGGAACAGACACCAGACCTTAGTTCACTACTCCTCTGAGGggagacaggaggagggggGACAGAGGAAAGAGTTGAGCACAAACAGTGGAGAGTAA